TCAACGTTGATAAACAAACGGGAATGCTTACTGATACAGGAAACAGAATAGAGTTATGCTCGCCAGTTTGTTTGGTTTTCGAATAAAGAGAATAGACTTTTTAAACAATGTTTCATTTGATTATCGTCACTTCGAGTGTTCGCCGTAGGCGAATGACCCGAGGATAGATTCCGAACGGAGCGAAGCTAATCGAGAAGCGTTGTCATTCCGTAGGAATCTCAAAATCACTTTCAACTAATCCCTAATCCCTAATCCCTTTTCCCTAAGACCACTACTTCTTCTTCCGCTTCGCCGCTCTGTTTTTAAGGATATTTCTATTCACCGAAGAACTTGTTTTCTTTTTCGTTTTCGATGGTCCGCCAAGGTTCACTTTTTTGTTCTTGTCTTTCTTCTCATGAAATGAAGCACCGCCTTCCAGCTTTGGCTTTTTCATCAAGAACTTCATTTTCTTTTTATCCTTTTCAAAGTCCAGCAAGCGTTCAACAACTTCTACCTGTTCAGGAAACGGAAGCAAAGTAATTTCTTTTTCCATCAACAGCTCGGCTTCAATCATGATTTCCTCTTCGCTTGGCGCTACCAAACTAATCGCAATCCCCGATTTATCCGCACGACCGGTTCTACCAATACGGTGAATGTATTTCTCTGGAATTTCAGTAAACTCTATATTAATAACATGACTGATGTCTGAAATATCCAAACCTCTCGCCATAACATCCGTAGTAACTAAACCTCTCAAGTTGCCTTCCTGAAACTGTTCCATGGTTTGCAAACGGTAGTTTTGCGATTTGTTCGAATGGATTACACCAAATTGCTCCGGATAGGCTTCTTCTATTTTGTCTGCCAATAAATCGGCTGTTCTTTTGTTGTTTACAAAAAGCAACACACGCTCCAACGATTCATCTTGCAATAGTTCCAACACCAAATTTACTTTGGTTAAAAAGTTTGGCACTTTATAATGAAACTGTTCTATTTTTTCTAACGGAGTTCCGCTGGGTGCCAAAGAAACTTCCTCAGGAAACTCAAAGTATTCGTCCAACATTTCATCCACATCATCCGTCATGGTAGCCGAAAACAAGATGCTTTGCTTTTTGTTTTTCAGCATCGTCAGTATCGACGTAACCTGAAAACGAAACCCTAAATTCAATATTTCGTCAAACTCGTCAATGATAAGTTTCTGCATGCTGTCAAAACGAATCACATTGTCCAGCGCCAAGTCCATCACACGTCCCGGTGTTCCTACCAAAATGTCAACACCTTGATACACCGCCGTTTTTTGAGTGTTGATGTTCACACCACCATAAACGCCAAGCGTTCTCACCGACATGTATTTGGTTAGTTTTTCTACTTCAGCTGCTACCTGAACCACCAATTCTCGGGTAGGTACTAATATCAAAACCCGTGGCGTATCCGTAGCAATAAATTTCCATTGTTTTAAAATAGGCAACAGGTAAGCAAAGGTTTTCCCAGTACCCGTTTGCGCAATTCCCATCACGTCTCTTCCCGACATAATTACCGAAAAAGATTTTTCCTGAATAGGAGTAGGAGTAGTCAACCCCAGTTCGTCAACCGCTTTTTGTAATGATTTTGGAAGATTGAATTGCTCAAAAGTAGCCATGTAGATGATATTTTGGGCAAAGGTAACAATTTATACCTTAGTGTTTAGTATTTAGTGTGCAGTGCTCGGTTTTCGGTGCTCAGTGTTCAGTTTGCAGTGTTCAGTCGTAGTAAAAAAAAATCCCGTTAGGGATTAAATATTGGTAGCCGTGGGTTTCAACCCACGGAAAACATAACACCACAAAACCAAAATCCCGTTAGGGATGATATCAACCCAACCCACCAACCTTGTCCTGCTGACAAAGGAAGCATCACATAATACTTTGTTATTTGTTCCTATTTAAAAACCACGCGAAAGATTCGCGCGGAAGCGGAGGTTAGATTTTCAGTGTTGAGTATTAAGTGTAAATAGACTAATAATAATTTAAATTTTTTTTAATTTGACTTTCAATTAAAGCATGACTAATAAAAAAAGGTTTTTTTTCAATTGTTATTGAAATAGTTTTATTTTCAATATTGTAAAACCCTTTAAAGAAACCAATTTTTGATTTTATTTCAAAATGACCATTCTTATCATTACCGATTAGTTTTCCGTTATTTAAGGTAGCTTCTTTTTTAAGTTTTTCTACCAAATTTTCTATCGGTTTGTTGTATTCAAATTTCATTAGATTTTTTCAATTTCATCATCAAATAATTCTTCAGTGACTTCACCCAATGTTTTG
The window above is part of the Flavobacterium sp. PMTSA4 genome. Proteins encoded here:
- a CDS encoding DEAD/DEAH box helicase, coding for MATFEQFNLPKSLQKAVDELGLTTPTPIQEKSFSVIMSGRDVMGIAQTGTGKTFAYLLPILKQWKFIATDTPRVLILVPTRELVVQVAAEVEKLTKYMSVRTLGVYGGVNINTQKTAVYQGVDILVGTPGRVMDLALDNVIRFDSMQKLIIDEFDEILNLGFRFQVTSILTMLKNKKQSILFSATMTDDVDEMLDEYFEFPEEVSLAPSGTPLEKIEQFHYKVPNFLTKVNLVLELLQDESLERVLLFVNNKRTADLLADKIEEAYPEQFGVIHSNKSQNYRLQTMEQFQEGNLRGLVTTDVMARGLDISDISHVINIEFTEIPEKYIHRIGRTGRADKSGIAISLVAPSEEEIMIEAELLMEKEITLLPFPEQVEVVERLLDFEKDKKKMKFLMKKPKLEGGASFHEKKDKNKKVNLGGPSKTKKKTSSSVNRNILKNRAAKRKKK